Proteins encoded together in one Rhizobium bangladeshense window:
- the fabF gene encoding beta-ketoacyl-ACP synthase II, giving the protein MRRVVITGTGMVSPLGCGTEVTWSRLLAGQNGARLVTEFEVDDLPAKIACRIPIGDGTDGTFSADQWMEPKEQRKVDPFIIYGMAAADMALADADWHPETDEDQIATGVLIGSGIGGIEGIVEAGYTLRDKGPRRISPFFIPGRLINLVSGQVSIRHKLRGPNHSVVTACSTGAHAIGDAARLIALGDADVMVAGGTESPVSRISLAGFAACKALSTQHNDDPQKASRPYDRDRDGFVMGEGAGIVVLEELEHAKARGAKIYAEVVGYGLSGDAYHITAPSEDGEGAGRCMAMALKRAGLTPADIDYINAHGTSTMADTIELGAVERLVGNAASKISMSSTKSATGHLLGAAGAIEAIFATLAIRDNIAPPTLNLDNPERETAIDLVPHKAREREINVALSNSFGFGGTNASLVLSRYAQ; this is encoded by the coding sequence ATGAGACGTGTCGTCATCACCGGTACCGGCATGGTATCACCCTTGGGATGCGGAACTGAGGTGACGTGGTCTCGGCTGCTTGCCGGCCAGAACGGTGCCCGTCTGGTCACCGAATTCGAAGTCGATGACCTTCCCGCCAAGATCGCTTGCCGTATCCCGATCGGCGACGGCACCGATGGCACGTTCAGTGCCGATCAGTGGATGGAGCCGAAGGAGCAGCGCAAGGTTGATCCCTTTATCATCTACGGCATGGCCGCCGCCGACATGGCGCTTGCCGATGCCGACTGGCATCCCGAGACGGATGAGGATCAGATTGCCACCGGTGTGCTGATCGGCTCCGGCATTGGCGGCATCGAAGGCATCGTCGAGGCAGGCTACACCCTGCGCGACAAGGGTCCCCGCCGCATCTCCCCCTTCTTCATCCCCGGCCGCCTGATCAACCTCGTTTCCGGCCAGGTCTCGATTCGCCACAAGCTGCGCGGACCCAATCATTCGGTTGTCACCGCCTGCTCCACCGGCGCGCATGCGATCGGCGATGCCGCGCGGCTGATCGCTCTTGGTGACGCCGACGTCATGGTCGCCGGCGGTACGGAATCTCCCGTCAGCCGTATTTCGCTCGCAGGATTTGCCGCCTGCAAGGCGCTGTCGACCCAGCACAATGACGATCCGCAGAAAGCTTCGCGCCCCTATGACCGTGATCGCGACGGCTTCGTCATGGGCGAGGGCGCCGGCATTGTCGTGCTCGAAGAGTTGGAGCATGCCAAGGCCCGCGGCGCCAAGATCTACGCCGAAGTCGTCGGCTATGGCCTGTCGGGTGACGCCTATCACATCACTGCGCCTTCCGAAGACGGCGAGGGTGCCGGCCGCTGCATGGCGATGGCGCTGAAGCGCGCCGGCCTGACGCCGGCCGACATCGATTACATCAACGCCCACGGTACTTCGACCATGGCCGACACGATCGAACTCGGGGCTGTCGAGCGCCTGGTCGGCAACGCAGCGTCCAAGATCTCCATGTCCTCGACCAAATCGGCGACGGGACATCTTCTCGGTGCTGCCGGTGCGATTGAGGCGATCTTCGCGACACTTGCCATCCGTGACAACATTGCGCCGCCGACGCTCAATCTCGACAATCCCGAACGCGAGACGGCGATCGATCTTGTTCCGCACAAGGCTCGTGAGCGAGAAATCAACGTGGCCCTGTCCAACTCGTTCGGATTCGGCGGCACGAACGCATCGCTT
- a CDS encoding acyl carrier protein → MSDIAERVKKIVIDHLGVDADKVVESASFIDDLGADSLDTVELVMAFEEEFGVEIPDDAADSILTVGDAVKFIEKAQA, encoded by the coding sequence ATGAGCGATATCGCAGAACGCGTAAAGAAAATTGTTATTGATCATCTTGGCGTCGATGCCGACAAGGTTGTCGAGAGCGCCAGCTTTATCGACGATCTGGGCGCTGACTCGCTCGACACGGTCGAACTTGTCATGGCTTTCGAAGAAGAATTCGGCGTTGAAATTCCTGACGACGCTGCCGACTCGATCCTGACGGTCGGCGATGCAGTGAAGTTTATTGAGAAGGCCCAGGCCTGA